Proteins encoded together in one Cyanobium sp. WAJ14-Wanaka window:
- a CDS encoding cation:proton antiporter, which produces MPYFPFAATTGLEKIPLETQVLFIGLLFLGGLIISRFSIKIGVPAILGVLLLGLSLNFEFLNISFEKAEKIFVFGLALLLFYAGLKTDIKTIRGFLEYGLVLAIGGVAISSLMLGGLIWFLSSPAGDFIAPGFLNNMPIGAALLIAACLGSTDAGATISVLAKVQNLLPDRLRHLLEFESSVNDPAAILVFGVIGGIFLSSGAANLNTEASLVRIGLTGLRDFLQQVGGGLIIGALFGYVAKFVIDHLAHERSQLLIVAIAIAFADYGCTQVLGGSGFIAVYLTGLLMTNMTYKNNDINHNSLQEVLLPFNTMVEFTIFILFGLLVNPLSLMPALPVGILTAAALMLVARPLSVLIFQPLSPFTTKENLLVSWCGLRGAVPLALSYKLMAEIPKIRGIDPSMVYSLTQNAQSIVFIVVVLNLLVQGLSLPRLCSRLNLSAT; this is translated from the coding sequence ATGCCCTACTTCCCATTCGCCGCCACCACTGGCCTGGAAAAGATTCCCCTGGAAACCCAGGTGCTATTCATTGGCCTACTTTTTCTGGGCGGCCTTATAATCAGCCGCTTTTCGATCAAGATTGGTGTGCCCGCAATCCTGGGGGTACTCCTACTTGGTCTGTCGCTAAATTTTGAATTTCTAAATATCAGCTTTGAAAAAGCTGAAAAGATATTTGTTTTTGGCCTGGCCTTGTTGCTGTTCTACGCAGGCCTAAAAACCGATATCAAAACCATCCGGGGCTTCCTGGAATACGGGTTAGTGCTGGCCATCGGCGGCGTTGCGATTTCCTCATTGATGCTGGGGGGCCTGATTTGGTTCCTCTCCTCCCCGGCTGGAGATTTCATAGCCCCCGGCTTCCTAAACAACATGCCCATCGGCGCTGCCCTGCTGATCGCCGCCTGCCTGGGCTCCACCGATGCGGGGGCCACGATCAGCGTGCTCGCCAAGGTTCAAAACCTCCTTCCCGATCGCCTCAGGCACCTGCTCGAATTTGAGTCTTCCGTCAACGATCCGGCGGCAATTTTGGTATTCGGAGTGATCGGGGGCATCTTTTTGTCTTCGGGTGCGGCCAACCTCAATACGGAGGCCTCCCTAGTGCGCATAGGCCTGACCGGCCTGCGGGACTTCCTCCAGCAGGTGGGCGGTGGCCTGATCATTGGTGCCCTATTTGGCTATGTGGCCAAATTCGTGATCGACCACCTGGCCCATGAGCGATCCCAGCTCCTAATTGTGGCCATTGCAATCGCCTTTGCCGACTATGGCTGCACCCAGGTACTGGGGGGCTCCGGCTTTATTGCGGTCTACCTAACGGGGCTACTGATGACAAATATGACCTACAAAAATAACGATATAAATCACAATTCCCTACAGGAAGTATTGTTGCCATTCAACACGATGGTTGAGTTCACCATATTTATTCTTTTTGGCCTCCTGGTCAACCCCCTCAGCCTCATGCCAGCGCTCCCGGTTGGCATCCTTACGGCTGCGGCATTAATGCTGGTTGCCAGGCCCTTGAGTGTGCTGATCTTCCAACCCCTATCACCTTTCACCACCAAGGAAAACCTGCTGGTTTCCTGGTGCGGCCTGCGCGGTGCCGTGCCCCTAGCCCTCTCCTACAAATTGATGGCTGAGATTCCAAAAATACGGGGCATAGATCCCTCCATGGTGTACTCCCTAACCCAGAATGCCCAGAGCATTGTTTTCATAGTGGTGGTGCTGAATTTGCTGGTCCAGGGGCTCAGCCTGCCCCGGCTCTGTTCACGGCTGAATCTGTCGGCCACTTAG
- a CDS encoding DUF3136 domain-containing protein: MSHSQGLTIGELEANYSLYCKALRILLKEGKNLAAIQRTVCWSRLEQLHICLPSRYKAPDYLCVVLKRDLG; encoded by the coding sequence ATGAGCCATAGTCAAGGTCTAACGATTGGGGAGCTGGAAGCCAACTATTCGCTTTACTGCAAGGCCCTAAGGATTCTGTTGAAGGAAGGAAAAAACCTGGCAGCCATCCAGCGCACGGTGTGCTGGAGTCGCCTAGAGCAGTTGCACATTTGCTTGCCAAGTCGCTACAAGGCACCCGACTATCTATGTGTTGTGTTGAAGCGCGACCTCGGCTAA
- a CDS encoding bifunctional orotidine-5'-phosphate decarboxylase/orotate phosphoribosyltransferase: MSFFVQLTDAISERQSLLVTGLDPNPEMLQSWAQQRGMGGRSFLSQARQWIKAVIEETAPHVCAYKPSLGFYQALGPVGLELLLEVRDLVPRDLPLIVDTKHGDLNSSSALAHYLFKEFGADAVTLSPLAGQDIAAPFLLYPGKAVVMTCHSSNEAARLIQHYPNEAEPLYLQIVRETQLWGTPEQVLLEVGTSDPAVLARVRKAAPQRFVILRSLWSGEDSLEAMLEAGLSDAADGLLLPLPQNLLIEDSIGARAEALKKQIRAKREHWLERREKQRQSNQNQTSPSQAPSPEAESCALWIPPEAAKPALATGQMATDPFAKDPFAKDPLAADPFAAELGELIVELFDIGCLLFGDYVQASGALFNYYIDLRQIISDPNLFHRVLHAYTGKLEGLQFDRIAGIPYGSLPTATGLSLQLHKPLIYPRKEVKAHGARRLIEGDFYEGEQVVVVDDILITGGSVMGGIAKLESSGLIVRDVVVFIDHGGDHDRQAKELLAEAGYRCHAVLTIEQITEVLLAAGRLSPGQAASLGKADQLPKS; encoded by the coding sequence ATGAGCTTCTTCGTCCAACTAACCGATGCGATTAGCGAGCGGCAGTCGCTGCTGGTAACGGGCCTTGATCCCAACCCGGAGATGCTGCAGAGCTGGGCGCAGCAGCGGGGGATGGGTGGCCGCTCCTTCCTCAGCCAGGCCCGCCAGTGGATCAAGGCGGTAATTGAGGAGACCGCCCCCCATGTCTGCGCCTACAAGCCCAGCCTGGGTTTTTATCAGGCCCTGGGGCCCGTGGGCCTGGAGCTGTTGCTGGAGGTGCGGGATCTGGTGCCGCGGGATCTGCCCCTGATCGTCGACACCAAACACGGGGATCTCAACTCCTCATCGGCCCTCGCCCATTACCTGTTCAAGGAATTTGGCGCCGATGCCGTAACCCTTTCGCCCCTGGCGGGCCAGGACATCGCCGCCCCCTTCCTGCTCTATCCCGGCAAGGCCGTGGTGATGACCTGCCACAGCTCCAACGAAGCGGCCCGCCTGATCCAGCACTACCCAAATGAGGCCGAGCCCCTCTATCTGCAGATCGTGCGCGAAACCCAGCTCTGGGGCACCCCCGAGCAGGTGCTGCTGGAGGTGGGCACCAGCGACCCGGCGGTGCTAGCCAGGGTGCGAAAAGCGGCCCCGCAGCGGTTTGTGATCCTGCGCAGTCTTTGGTCAGGGGAGGACAGCCTCGAAGCGATGCTCGAAGCGGGCCTGAGCGATGCCGCCGACGGGCTGCTGCTGCCCCTTCCCCAAAACCTCTTGATCGAAGACTCGATTGGGGCCAGGGCCGAGGCCCTGAAAAAACAAATCCGTGCCAAGCGCGAACATTGGCTAGAGCGCAGGGAAAAGCAGCGCCAGAGCAACCAAAACCAAACCAGCCCCAGCCAAGCCCCCAGCCCGGAGGCCGAGAGCTGTGCCCTGTGGATTCCACCGGAAGCGGCCAAGCCCGCCCTGGCCACTGGCCAAATGGCGACGGATCCCTTTGCGAAAGATCCCTTTGCGAAAGATCCCCTTGCGGCAGATCCCTTTGCGGCGGAACTTGGCGAATTAATTGTGGAATTGTTTGATATTGGCTGCCTGTTATTTGGCGACTATGTGCAGGCATCGGGCGCACTTTTCAACTACTACATCGACCTGCGCCAGATAATTTCCGACCCCAACCTCTTCCATCGGGTACTTCATGCCTACACCGGCAAATTGGAGGGGCTGCAATTTGATCGCATTGCCGGCATTCCCTACGGCTCCCTGCCCACTGCCACCGGCCTGTCGTTGCAACTACACAAACCATTGATCTACCCCCGCAAGGAGGTAAAGGCCCATGGGGCCCGCCGCCTAATCGAAGGCGATTTCTACGAGGGCGAGCAGGTGGTGGTCGTAGACGACATCCTGATTACGGGCGGTTCGGTAATGGGTGGCATCGCCAAACTGGAGAGCTCGGGCCTGATCGTCCGCGATGTGGTGGTGTTCATAGACCACGGCGGCGACCATGACCGCCAGGCCAAGGAACTGCTAGCCGAAGCTGGCTACCGCTGCCACGCCGTGCTCACCATCGAGCAAATTACTGAGGTGCTGCTGGCGGCCGGTAGGCTCAGCCCAGGGCAGGCTGCCAGCCTTGGCAAAGCAGACCAGCTTCCTAAAAGCTAA